The Pseudopipra pipra isolate bDixPip1 chromosome 6, bDixPip1.hap1, whole genome shotgun sequence genome includes a region encoding these proteins:
- the LOC135416750 gene encoding maestro heat-like repeat-containing protein family member 6, with protein sequence MVTATLALWLIIQEPKCQDALMNYIPRLLVALLFQVSMSTEQVPEEVNSFWRGCLEQHRLPTQPNRFLVQTIKALLCHLPWEDIWMARKRRLAWDPLVNSDTHHYAVGLHVREMRRQLIPSHSPLAIHLLGLLSTEDPRWELPALEFLVEPQLPGTVPAPCAAAWAQPWAALGSCCPGTPSLLSAFQVLDYLDARRCHSSVEQILSRHLQSQCPERRRLALRGRMVLWMDLSMAQSICSLSQHLLELLPDEDGELVVMTLSVFVNMLRDKDMQAFISTAPKLAEALRPLFDNLSSFYFFQTVMEVLVEGGTRPLEMQMHQTLVLWFFLHYDEHQCVAEVPTIVRSMHQCLTSHMAPGITMHTNICRLAEAHPRDVVMTLLRCAPECDRAAAMMWRSIGSSARAVEKVLPVLLQVMEDWPVHGMPTSDGDNRDVFAVTATLALWLIIQEPKCQDALMNYVPRLLGALLFQVSMSTGQVPEEVNSFWRGCLEQHRLPTQPNRFLVQTIKALLCRLQWDNEVVSVERRCGWDTLLCADTQHYAVGLLAREMRHVLVPFYSPMAIHLLGLLSTEHPRWELPALAFLVEVLDFLDGSKCRDRVLPILSRNLQSQCPERQRLALRGLLVLAVDPSMAKSICSLSQHLLELLRDADGELVVMTLSVFESVLRDEDIRAFIFTAPKLAEALRTLFDHDNTHVQLLSIRLFREVMEVLAEEGTQLLETQVHQSLVPLFIHGHDENQCVAEASREVLLCAARFLKRRDLEKLLRKEQHFKFCDCLMDKDVSRRAEHLHQALPYLQSPQQPLREAAVRFMGIAAWHMQDLQLLMRAFEAISQDDCPSYCTMRTEFLSAFRRAVTK encoded by the exons GCAACCCTGGCACTGTGGCTGATCATCCAGGAGCCCAAGTGCCAGGATGCACTCATGAATTACATCCCCCGCCTGCTCGTGGCTCTGCTGTTCCAAGTGTccatgagcacagagcaggtgcCAGAAGAGGTGAACAGCTTCTGGAGGGGATGCCTGGAGCAACATCGCCTCCCCACCCagcccaacag gtttttGGTCCAGACCATCAAGGCCCTGCTGTGCCATCTGCCATGGGAGGATATTTGGATGGCAAGGAAGCGCAGGCTTGCCTGGGACCCACTCGTGAATTCTGACACCCATcactatgcagtgggtctgcATGTCAG GGAGATGCGCCGCCAATTGATCCCCTCCCATTCCCCACTGGCAATccacctgctggggctgctcagcactgaggaCCCCCgttgggagctgcctgccctggagtTCCTTGTGGAG ccgCAGCTGCCCGGGACGGTGCCTgcgccctgtgctgctgcctgggcccagccctgggcggctctgggctcctgctgcccggGCACCCCgtcactgctctctgccttccaggTCCTGGACTATCTGGACGCAAGGAGATGTCACAGCAGTGTTGAGCAGATCCTGTCAAGGCACCTGCAGAGCCAGTGCCCAGAGAGACGTCGCCTGGCTCTCCGAGGCCGCATGGTGCTCTGGATGGATCTGTCAATG gccCAAAGCATCTGCAGCCTGTCTCAacacctcctggagctgctgcctgatgAAGATGGAGAGCTGGTCGTGATGACCCTCTCTGTGTTTGTGAATATGCTCCGGGACAAAGACATGCAGGCATTCATCTCCACTGCCCCCAAGCTGGCTGAGGCGCTCCGGCCACTCTTTGAcaac CTGTCCTCCTTTTACTTCTTCCAAACGGTGATGGAGGTACTGGTGGAAGGGGGAACAAGGCCCTTGGAGATGCAGATGCATCAGACCCTGGTGCTGTGGTTCTTCCTGCACTATGATGAGCACCAGTGCGTGGCAGAG GTGCCGACCATCGTGAGATCCATGCACCAGTGCCTCACCTCCCACATGGCTCCAGGGATCACGATGCACACCAACATCTGCAGGCTCGCTGAGGCACACCCACGTGATGTGGTGATGACTCTCCTGCGCTGTGCCCCAGAGTGTGACAG agctgctgctatGATGTGGAGAAGCATCGGCTCCTCAGCAAGAGCAGTGGAGAAGGTGCTGCCAGTACTGCTCCAAGTGATGGAGGATTGGCCAGTGCATGGAATGCCCACCTCCGATGGTGACAACAGAGATGTCTTTGCCGTGACT GCAACCCTGGCACTGTGGCTGATCATCCAGGAGCCCAAGTGCCAGGATGCACTCATGAATTACGTCCCCCGCCTGCTCGGGGCTCTGCTGTTCCAAGTGTCCATGAGCACAGGGCAGGTGCCAGAAGAGGTGAACAGCTTCTGGAGGGGATGCCTGGAGCAACACCGCCTCCCCACCCagcccaacag gtttttGGTCCAGACCATCAAGGCCCTGCTGTGCCGGCTGCAGTGGGACAATGAGGTGGTGTCAGTGGAGCGCAGGTGTGGCTGGGACACGCTCCTCTGTGCTGACACCCAGCACTATGCAGTGgggctgctggccag GGAGATGCGCCACGTCTTGGTCCCTTTCTATTCCCCCATGGCAATccacctgctggggctgctcagcactgaaCACCCTCgttgggagctgcctgccctggccttCCTTGTGGAG gTCCTGGACTTTCTGGATGGGAGTAAATGTCGTGACAGGGTCCTGCCCATCCTGTCGAGGAACCTGCAGAGCCAGTGCCCAGAGAGGCAGCGCCTGGCACTCAGAGGCCTCCTGGTGCTTGCTGTGGATCCCTCAATG gccAAAAGCATCTGCAGCCTGTCCCAacacctcctggagctgctgcgtGATGCAGATGGAGAGCTGGTCGTGATGACCCTCTCTGTGTTTGAGAGTGTGCTCCGGGATGAAGACATTCGGGCATTCATCTTCACTGCCCCCAAGCTGGCTGAGGCGCTCCGGACACTCTTTGACCAT GACAACACCCACGTGCAGCTGCTCTCCATTCGCCTCTTCCGAGAGGTAATGGAGGTGCTGGCAGAAGAGGGAACACAGCTCTTGGAGACTCAGGTGCACCAGAGCCTGGTCCCACTCTTCATCCATGGGCATGACGAGAACCAGTGCGTGGCAGAG gcctcTCGGGAAGTGCTGCTTTGCGCTGCCAGGTTCCTCAAGAGAAGGGacctggagaagctgctgaggAAAGAGCAGCACTTCAAGTTCTGCGATTGCCTG atgGACAAGGACGTGAGCCGAAGGGCTGAACACCTGCACCAGGCCCTGCCCTACCTGCAgagcccacagcagcccctgcgAGAGGCGGCCGTCAGGTTCATGG GGATTGCTGCCTGGCACATGCAAGACCTGCAGCTCCTCATGAGGG CCTTTGAAGCCATCAGCCAAGACGACTGCCCGTCCTACTGCACCATGCGGACTGAATTCTTGTCCGCTTTCAGACGGGCAGTAACAAAGTAA